A section of the Aquipuribacter hungaricus genome encodes:
- the metH gene encoding methionine synthase gives MTSRAAALLEALATRVVVADGAMGTMLQAADPSLEDMQGLEGCNEVLNVTRPDIVRSVHDAYLEAGADLVETNTFGANVGNLGEYDIQHRVRELAEAGARVAREAADAWSTPTRPRWVIGSIGPGTKLPSLGHAPYASLRDGYQEQVAGMLAGGVDLLLVETVQDLLQARAAVVGARRAMASAGVTLPVYVQVTVETTGTMLLGTETPAALTVLRGLRVDGVGLNCATGPAEMGEHLRHLSRHADMGLSVMPNAGLPVLSGGGAHYPLGPGELADAHEAFTTELGFALVGGCCGTTPEHVAAVVDRVGGRRPAARRPRPEPGVASLYTHVPFRQDVSYLSIGERTNANGSKAFKEAMLGARWDDLVDIARGQTRDGAHLLDVCVDYVGRDGVTDVEEVVGRLATASTLPLVIDSTEPEVVERGLELAGGRSIVNSVNFEDGDGPGSRYARVMPAVMEHGAAVVALTIDETGQARTAEHKVAIAERLIDDLTGRWGMREEDILVDTLTFPIGTGQEETRRDAIETLEAIRVLKQRHPLVQTTLGVSNVSFGLSPATRVVLNSVFLHEAVKAGLDSAIVHAARIVPLSRIPAEQLEAAMDLVHDRRRPGYDPLERVLEVFSGVDTAGVKAERQAELLALPLGERLSRRIVDGERHGLEGDLDEAIASGRTALEIINDSLLAGMKVVGELFGRGEMQLPFVLTSAEVMKTAVAHLEPHIEKTDDEGRGTIVLATVKGDVHDIGKNLVDIILTNNGYTVVNLGIKQPVSEILRAAGEHRADAVGMSGLLVKSTVVMRENLEEMNSRGVAADLPVLLGGAALTRAYVEGDLAEIYRGEVRYARDAFEGLRLMDAIMQVKRGERDALPAPRARRVRPVKQEHPVAEEGATGRSDVDPDAPVPVPPFWGTRVVKGIPLQEYVGYLDERATFLGQWGLRGSRGDGPSYEDLVETEGRPRLREWLDRVRTDGVLEAAVVYGYLPVWSEGDDLCVLAGPDSEEVVARWTFPRQRRDRRLCLADFHKSREQVQAAGRPDVLGVQLVTMGSRVAEVTAELFARDAYRDYLELHGLSVQLTEALAERWHARIREELALDAEDAPDLDGILRQGYRGSRYSFGYPACPDLEHRRDLVRLLEPGRIGVELSEELQLHPEQSTDAIVVHHHEAKYFNAT, from the coding sequence ATGACCTCGCGCGCGGCAGCACTGCTGGAGGCCCTGGCGACCCGGGTGGTCGTGGCGGACGGCGCGATGGGCACCATGCTCCAGGCCGCGGACCCCTCCCTGGAGGACATGCAGGGCCTCGAGGGGTGCAACGAGGTCCTCAACGTCACCCGCCCGGACATCGTCCGCTCGGTGCACGACGCCTACCTGGAGGCCGGCGCCGACCTGGTCGAGACCAACACCTTCGGCGCCAACGTCGGCAACCTCGGCGAGTACGACATCCAGCACCGGGTGCGCGAGCTGGCCGAGGCCGGCGCACGGGTGGCCCGCGAGGCCGCCGACGCGTGGAGCACCCCGACCCGGCCGCGCTGGGTGATCGGCTCCATCGGTCCCGGGACCAAGCTGCCGAGCCTCGGCCACGCCCCGTACGCCTCGCTGCGCGACGGCTACCAGGAGCAGGTCGCCGGGATGCTCGCCGGCGGTGTCGACCTGCTGCTCGTGGAGACCGTCCAGGACCTGCTGCAGGCGCGCGCCGCGGTCGTCGGCGCCCGCCGCGCCATGGCCTCCGCCGGCGTGACGCTGCCCGTGTACGTGCAGGTCACCGTGGAGACCACCGGCACGATGCTGCTGGGCACCGAGACCCCCGCCGCGCTCACGGTGCTGCGCGGGCTGCGGGTCGACGGCGTCGGGCTCAACTGCGCGACCGGCCCGGCCGAGATGGGCGAGCACCTGCGCCACCTGTCCCGCCATGCCGACATGGGCCTGTCCGTGATGCCCAACGCCGGCCTGCCCGTCCTGTCCGGCGGCGGCGCGCACTACCCGCTGGGCCCCGGGGAGCTGGCCGACGCCCACGAGGCGTTCACCACCGAGCTCGGCTTCGCGCTCGTCGGCGGCTGCTGCGGCACCACGCCTGAGCACGTCGCGGCCGTCGTCGACCGGGTCGGGGGCCGCCGGCCCGCCGCGCGCCGCCCCCGCCCCGAGCCGGGCGTCGCGAGCCTCTACACGCACGTGCCGTTCCGCCAGGACGTGTCGTACCTGTCGATCGGCGAGCGCACCAACGCCAACGGCTCCAAGGCCTTCAAGGAGGCCATGCTCGGCGCCCGCTGGGACGACCTGGTCGACATCGCCCGGGGCCAGACCCGCGACGGCGCCCACCTGCTCGACGTCTGCGTGGACTACGTCGGCCGCGACGGCGTCACGGACGTCGAGGAGGTCGTCGGCCGGCTCGCCACGGCCTCGACGCTGCCGCTGGTCATCGACTCCACCGAGCCCGAGGTCGTCGAGCGCGGCCTGGAGCTCGCGGGCGGGCGCAGCATCGTCAACAGCGTGAACTTCGAGGACGGCGACGGGCCCGGCAGCCGCTACGCCCGGGTCATGCCCGCCGTCATGGAGCACGGCGCCGCGGTCGTCGCGCTGACCATCGACGAGACCGGCCAGGCCCGCACCGCCGAGCACAAGGTCGCCATCGCCGAGCGCCTCATCGACGACCTGACCGGCCGGTGGGGGATGCGCGAGGAGGACATCCTCGTCGACACCCTCACCTTCCCCATCGGGACCGGGCAGGAGGAGACGCGGCGCGACGCCATCGAGACGCTCGAGGCGATCCGCGTGCTCAAGCAGCGTCACCCGCTGGTCCAGACCACGCTCGGGGTGTCCAACGTGAGCTTCGGGCTGAGCCCGGCCACGCGGGTGGTGCTCAACTCCGTGTTCCTGCACGAGGCGGTCAAGGCGGGCCTGGACTCCGCGATCGTCCACGCCGCGCGGATCGTCCCGCTGAGCCGGATCCCCGCCGAGCAGCTCGAGGCGGCGATGGACCTGGTCCACGACCGCCGCCGGCCCGGCTACGACCCGCTCGAGCGCGTGCTCGAGGTGTTCTCCGGCGTCGACACCGCGGGCGTCAAGGCCGAGCGGCAGGCGGAGCTGCTGGCGCTGCCGCTGGGGGAGCGGCTGAGCCGGCGCATCGTCGACGGCGAGCGCCACGGCCTGGAGGGCGACCTCGACGAGGCCATCGCGTCCGGGCGCACCGCGCTGGAGATCATCAACGACTCGCTGCTGGCCGGGATGAAGGTCGTCGGCGAGCTCTTCGGCCGCGGCGAGATGCAGCTGCCCTTCGTCCTCACCTCCGCCGAGGTGATGAAGACGGCGGTGGCGCACCTGGAGCCGCACATCGAGAAGACCGACGACGAGGGCCGCGGGACGATCGTCCTGGCCACGGTCAAGGGCGACGTCCACGACATCGGCAAGAACCTCGTCGACATCATCCTCACCAACAACGGCTACACGGTCGTCAACCTCGGCATCAAGCAGCCGGTCTCGGAGATCCTCCGCGCCGCCGGCGAGCACCGCGCCGACGCCGTCGGCATGTCCGGCCTGCTCGTCAAGAGCACCGTGGTCATGCGCGAGAACCTCGAGGAGATGAACTCCCGCGGGGTCGCCGCCGACCTGCCCGTGCTGCTCGGCGGGGCCGCGCTCACCCGCGCCTACGTCGAGGGCGACCTGGCAGAGATCTACCGGGGTGAGGTCCGCTACGCCCGCGACGCGTTCGAGGGCCTGCGCCTGATGGACGCGATCATGCAGGTCAAGCGGGGGGAGCGGGACGCGCTGCCGGCCCCGCGCGCCCGCCGGGTCCGCCCGGTCAAGCAGGAGCACCCCGTCGCCGAGGAGGGCGCGACCGGCCGCAGCGACGTCGACCCCGACGCCCCCGTGCCGGTCCCGCCGTTCTGGGGGACGCGCGTGGTCAAGGGGATCCCGCTGCAGGAGTACGTCGGCTACCTCGACGAGCGCGCGACGTTCCTCGGGCAGTGGGGGCTGCGCGGCTCCCGCGGCGACGGGCCCTCCTACGAGGACCTGGTCGAGACCGAGGGCCGGCCGCGGCTGCGCGAGTGGCTGGACCGGGTCCGCACCGACGGCGTGCTCGAGGCCGCGGTCGTCTACGGCTACCTGCCGGTCTGGTCCGAGGGCGACGACCTGTGCGTGCTCGCCGGGCCGGACAGCGAGGAGGTCGTCGCGCGGTGGACCTTCCCGCGCCAGCGCCGCGACCGCCGGCTGTGCCTGGCCGACTTCCACAAGAGCCGCGAGCAGGTGCAGGCGGCCGGACGGCCCGACGTGCTCGGCGTCCAGCTGGTGACCATGGGCTCGCGGGTCGCGGAGGTGACCGCCGAGCTGTTCGCCCGCGACGCCTACCGGGACTACCTGGAGCTGCACGGGCTGTCGGTCCAGCTGACCGAGGCGCTCGCGGAGCGCTGGCACGCCCGGATCCGCGAGGAGCTCGCGCTCGACGCGGAGGACGCACCGGACCTCGACGGCATCCTGCGCCAGGGCTACCGCGGCTCCCGCTACTCCTTCGGCTACCCCGCCTGCCCCGACCTGGAGCACCGGCGCGACCTCGTCCGCCTGCTCGAGCCGGGCCGGATCGGCGTCGAGCTGTCGGAGGAGCTGCAGCTGCACCCCGAGCAGTCGACCGACGCCATCGTGGTGCACCACCACGAGGCCAAGTACTTCAACGCGACCTGA
- a CDS encoding ABC transporter permease encodes MTTEPLRPEAPGIPEATPGSVEALGTRAPSDLPSDLPPGEAGTSLGREAVRRVVRDPLALVGALLVLGFVLVAVFAPFLAPFGPNERVGAVTPTNIPGPSAEHWFGLDSLGRDELSRVIYGARQSLLVGVVATLLGAGVGIAVGLLAGAFGGWVDALVMRTTDIMLSIPSLLFAIGIAAVLGRTLFAVMVAIAVVNVPVFVRLLRGAMLAQRGSDYVVAVRSLGVRDRDVVVSHVLPNSLSPVIVQGTLTLATAIVDAAALAFLGLSGEDPAIPEWGRMLAETQRFLASAPHLAFFPGIAIVLAALGFTLLGESMREALDPKYRR; translated from the coding sequence GTGACCACCGAGCCGCTGCGCCCCGAGGCCCCCGGCATCCCCGAGGCCACCCCCGGCAGCGTCGAGGCGCTGGGCACCCGGGCCCCCTCCGACCTGCCCTCCGACCTGCCGCCCGGCGAGGCCGGCACGTCGCTGGGCCGCGAGGCCGTCCGCCGCGTGGTCCGCGACCCGCTCGCCCTGGTCGGGGCCCTGCTCGTCCTCGGCTTCGTCCTCGTCGCGGTCTTCGCGCCGTTCCTCGCGCCGTTCGGCCCGAACGAGCGGGTCGGCGCGGTCACCCCGACGAACATCCCCGGCCCGTCCGCCGAGCACTGGTTCGGCCTGGACTCTCTCGGCCGCGACGAGCTCAGCCGCGTCATCTACGGGGCGCGGCAGTCCCTGCTCGTCGGTGTGGTCGCCACCCTCCTGGGGGCCGGCGTCGGCATCGCCGTCGGCCTGCTCGCCGGCGCGTTCGGCGGCTGGGTGGACGCGCTGGTCATGCGCACCACCGACATCATGCTGTCGATCCCCAGCCTGCTGTTCGCCATCGGCATCGCGGCGGTGCTCGGGCGGACGCTGTTCGCCGTCATGGTGGCGATCGCGGTGGTCAACGTGCCCGTCTTCGTCCGGCTGCTGCGCGGCGCCATGCTCGCCCAGCGGGGCAGCGACTACGTCGTGGCGGTCCGCTCGCTCGGCGTCCGCGACCGCGACGTCGTCGTCTCGCACGTGCTGCCCAACAGCCTGTCGCCCGTCATCGTCCAGGGGACGCTGACCCTGGCGACCGCCATCGTCGACGCGGCCGCGCTGGCGTTCCTCGGCCTGTCCGGCGAGGACCCGGCCATCCCGGAGTGGGGACGCATGCTCGCGGAGACCCAGCGCTTCCTCGCCTCGGCGCCGCACCTGGCGTTCTTCCCCGGCATCGCCATCGTCCTCGCCGCGCTCGGCTTCACCCTGCTCGGGGAGTCCATGCGCGAGGCCCTCGACCCGAAGTACCGCCGGTGA
- a CDS encoding ABC transporter substrate-binding protein, translated as MRSTSVRGAKVVALGAAAALALVACGGSDDGATQGSGAEASGGAEGASDATLVFGASADPVIIDGAYVSDGESLRVVRSIFEGLVTTEEGGTEIVPALAEEWEVSEDGLQWTFSLRDGVTFHDGEALDAEAVCTNFDRWYNFTGIQQSGNVSYYWQTVMGGYAQNEDETLPESLYSACEATDEATATITLTRPSSTFLSALSLPAFSIASPAALEEFGADEITGSGEEPQFTGTYGTEHPTGTGPFRFVSWERGNQLVLERNDDYWGDVAQVQNLVFVPIADGPARRQALEAGDIDGYDLVDPADVDALEEAGFTILRRPAFNVAYVGLNQSAPPLDNLQIRQAIAHAIDRENILSTNYPEGATVPTQFMPEAVFGYAEDVTEYEYDPERAKELIAESGVTDLTLEFWYPTEVSRPYMPDPAANFQLMAADLEAVGFTVNPTGVPWNPDFLDAALSGGAPMYLLGWTGDFGDPDNFVGTFFQAQSPEWGFDNPELRTLLDEAEAETDLDARTGLYQEANRQIMDELPGLPYASTEPALAFRPGIEGFEPSPVQNESFNLVTVTEQE; from the coding sequence ATGCGGTCCACATCTGTACGCGGGGCCAAGGTGGTGGCGCTCGGCGCCGCCGCCGCCCTCGCGCTGGTCGCCTGCGGCGGCAGCGACGACGGCGCGACGCAGGGCTCCGGCGCCGAGGCCTCCGGCGGCGCCGAGGGCGCGAGCGACGCCACCCTGGTCTTCGGCGCCTCGGCCGACCCCGTGATCATCGACGGCGCCTACGTGAGCGACGGCGAGTCGCTGCGCGTCGTCCGCTCCATCTTCGAGGGCCTGGTCACCACCGAGGAGGGCGGCACGGAGATCGTCCCGGCGCTCGCCGAGGAGTGGGAGGTCAGCGAGGACGGCCTGCAGTGGACGTTCAGCCTCCGTGACGGCGTGACGTTCCACGACGGCGAGGCGCTCGACGCCGAGGCCGTCTGCACCAACTTCGACCGCTGGTACAACTTCACCGGCATCCAGCAGTCCGGCAACGTGTCGTACTACTGGCAGACCGTGATGGGCGGCTACGCCCAGAACGAGGACGAGACCCTCCCCGAGAGCCTGTACTCCGCGTGCGAGGCGACCGACGAGGCCACCGCGACCATCACGCTGACCCGGCCGTCGTCGACGTTCCTGTCCGCGCTGTCGCTGCCCGCCTTCTCCATCGCCAGCCCCGCGGCCCTGGAGGAGTTCGGCGCCGACGAGATCACCGGCAGCGGCGAGGAGCCCCAGTTCACGGGCACCTACGGCACCGAGCACCCGACCGGGACCGGCCCGTTCCGCTTCGTGTCCTGGGAGCGCGGCAACCAGCTGGTCCTGGAGCGCAACGACGACTACTGGGGTGACGTCGCCCAGGTCCAGAACCTCGTCTTCGTCCCGATCGCCGACGGGCCCGCCCGCCGCCAGGCGCTCGAGGCCGGCGACATCGACGGCTACGACCTCGTCGACCCCGCCGACGTCGACGCGCTCGAGGAGGCCGGCTTCACGATCCTGCGCCGCCCGGCGTTCAACGTCGCCTACGTGGGCCTCAACCAGTCGGCCCCGCCGCTGGACAACCTGCAGATCCGCCAGGCCATCGCGCACGCCATCGACCGCGAGAACATCCTGTCGACGAACTACCCCGAGGGTGCGACCGTCCCGACGCAGTTCATGCCCGAGGCGGTCTTCGGCTACGCCGAGGACGTCACGGAGTACGAGTACGACCCGGAGCGGGCCAAGGAGCTCATCGCCGAGTCCGGCGTCACGGACCTCACGCTCGAGTTCTGGTACCCGACCGAGGTCTCCCGGCCCTACATGCCGGACCCCGCCGCGAACTTCCAGCTCATGGCGGCCGACCTCGAGGCCGTCGGCTTCACGGTCAACCCGACCGGGGTGCCGTGGAACCCGGACTTCCTCGACGCCGCGCTCAGCGGCGGCGCGCCGATGTACCTGCTGGGCTGGACCGGCGACTTCGGCGACCCGGACAACTTCGTCGGGACGTTCTTCCAGGCGCAGTCGCCCGAGTGGGGCTTCGACAACCCCGAGCTGCGCACCCTGCTCGACGAGGCCGAGGCCGAGACGGACCTCGACGCCCGCACCGGGCTCTACCAGGAGGCGAACCGGCAGATCATGGACGAGCTGCCCGGTCTGCCCTACGCCTCCACGGAGCCGGCGCTCGCGTTCCGCCCGGGCATCGAGGGCTTCGAGCCCAGCCCCGTGCAGAACGAGTCGTTCAACCTGGTGACGGTCACCGAGCAGGAGTGA
- a CDS encoding ABC transporter permease, with the protein MLRFVVRRLLLLVPILLGLSLLLFAWVRALPGGPAQALLGERATPDAVAEINRLYGFDQPVLQQYATYMGRVLQGDLGVSTTTRTPVTDELLRLFPATVELSLFALVIAVGLGVPLGYVAARRHLTWVDSSAVLASLLGVTIPVFFLGFILKYVFAVQLAVLPASGRQDPRLFTEHPTGFYVLDGFLVGRPDASWDAFLHLVLPAVALATIPLAIIARITRASVLDVVNEDYVRTADAKGLARRTITGRHVLRNALLPVVTVIGLQVGLLLSGAVLTETVFAFPGIGSFLVDAITNRDYAVVQGFILVIAVLIVVVNLLVDISYGLIDPRVRASTMAGGRA; encoded by the coding sequence GTGCTCCGCTTCGTCGTCCGGCGGCTGCTGCTGCTCGTGCCGATCCTGCTCGGGCTCAGCCTGCTGCTCTTCGCGTGGGTGAGGGCCCTGCCGGGCGGCCCCGCGCAGGCGCTGCTCGGGGAGCGCGCGACCCCCGACGCCGTCGCCGAGATCAACCGGCTCTACGGCTTCGACCAGCCGGTCCTCCAGCAGTACGCCACCTACATGGGCCGCGTCCTGCAGGGCGACCTGGGGGTGTCGACCACCACGCGCACCCCCGTGACGGACGAGCTCCTCCGGCTCTTCCCGGCCACGGTGGAGCTCAGCCTCTTCGCGCTGGTCATCGCCGTCGGGCTCGGTGTGCCACTGGGCTACGTGGCCGCCCGCCGGCACCTCACGTGGGTCGACTCCTCGGCGGTGCTCGCCTCGCTGCTCGGCGTGACCATCCCCGTCTTCTTCCTCGGCTTCATCCTCAAGTACGTCTTCGCCGTTCAGCTGGCCGTGCTGCCCGCGTCCGGCCGGCAGGACCCGCGCCTGTTCACCGAGCACCCGACCGGCTTCTACGTCCTGGACGGCTTCCTCGTCGGCCGGCCCGACGCCTCGTGGGACGCGTTCCTCCACCTGGTGCTCCCGGCGGTCGCGCTGGCGACCATCCCGCTGGCGATCATCGCCCGCATCACCCGGGCGAGCGTGCTCGACGTCGTCAACGAGGACTACGTCCGCACCGCCGACGCCAAGGGCCTGGCGCGCCGCACGATCACCGGCCGGCACGTCCTCCGCAACGCGCTGCTGCCCGTGGTCACCGTCATCGGCCTGCAGGTCGGGCTGCTGCTGTCGGGGGCGGTGCTCACCGAGACGGTCTTCGCCTTCCCGGGCATCGGCTCGTTCCTCGTCGACGCCATCACCAACCGGGACTACGCCGTGGTCCAGGGCTTCATCCTCGTCATCGCCGTGCTGATAGTGGTGGTCAACCTGCTCGTCGACATCTCCTACGGGCTCATCGACCCCCGGGTCAGGGCGTCCACCATGGCCGGGGGGCGCGCGTGA
- a CDS encoding HAD-IA family hydrolase, whose product MSPARPPVSPPAAVLWDMDGTLVDTEPYWIAAETDLVAEHGGTWTHEDGLALVGNPLLVSGEILVRRSGIDLTPQQVVDALLERMVVRVRGDAPFRPGARELLMACVDAGIPTALVTMSWTSLSDAFLESLPPGTFGTVVTGDQVEHGKPHPEPYLTAAARLGVDPARCVAIEDSLPGVASAEAAGCRVLAMPLHVTVPPKAGRSRLAGFEGLDVAMLGRLAAGSVVDLLPAR is encoded by the coding sequence ATGAGCCCCGCACGCCCGCCCGTCAGCCCGCCGGCCGCCGTCCTCTGGGACATGGACGGCACCCTCGTGGACACCGAGCCGTACTGGATCGCCGCGGAGACCGACCTCGTCGCCGAGCACGGCGGCACCTGGACCCACGAGGACGGGCTCGCCCTGGTCGGCAACCCCCTGCTGGTCAGCGGCGAGATCCTCGTGCGGCGCAGCGGCATCGACCTCACCCCCCAGCAGGTGGTCGACGCCCTGCTCGAGCGCATGGTCGTGCGCGTCCGCGGGGACGCCCCGTTCCGCCCCGGCGCGCGCGAGCTGCTCATGGCCTGCGTGGACGCCGGCATCCCCACCGCCCTGGTGACGATGTCGTGGACGTCGCTGTCCGACGCGTTCCTGGAGTCGCTGCCGCCGGGCACGTTCGGCACCGTCGTCACCGGCGACCAGGTCGAGCACGGCAAGCCGCACCCCGAGCCCTACCTCACCGCGGCCGCCCGGCTCGGGGTGGACCCTGCCCGCTGCGTCGCCATCGAGGACTCCCTGCCCGGCGTCGCCTCCGCCGAGGCCGCCGGCTGCCGCGTGCTCGCGATGCCCCTGCACGTCACCGTCCCGCCCAAGGCCGGCCGCAGCCGGCTCGCGGGGTTCGAGGGCCTCGACGTCGCGATGCTGGGCCGGCTCGCGGCCGGCTCGGTCGTCGACCTGCTGCCCGCGCGCTAG
- a CDS encoding oligopeptide/dipeptide ABC transporter ATP-binding protein, translated as MLQVRDLSVRFTRKGRAPVVAVDSVTFDVPAGRSVGLVGESGSGKSVTSLAIMGLLPRRGVDVGGSVRFDGDELLGMPDERRRSLRGAEMAMVFQDPMSSLNPVVPIGVQVTEVLRRHRDMGKVEARDEAVDLLRRVGIPEAQRRLKDYPHQLSGGMRQRALIAIALACDPRLLVADEPTTALDVTIQAQILDLLRGLVAETGTALVLITHDLGVVAGMCDEVHVMYGGRLVESAGRLDLFARPQHPYTTGLLASVPRLDSPRSVPLRPIPGSPTLTRPWSTGCAFEPRCTRSQADCLGDAPPMETVAGHGVRCLHPVGDDDRATATGEDLR; from the coding sequence CTGCTGCAGGTCCGCGACCTGTCGGTGCGGTTCACCCGCAAGGGGCGTGCCCCCGTCGTCGCCGTGGACAGCGTGACCTTCGACGTGCCCGCCGGGCGCAGCGTCGGCCTGGTGGGGGAGTCCGGCTCGGGCAAGTCGGTGACGTCCCTGGCGATCATGGGCCTGCTGCCGAGGCGGGGCGTCGACGTCGGCGGGAGCGTGCGCTTCGACGGCGACGAGCTGCTCGGCATGCCCGACGAGCGGCGGCGCTCGCTCCGCGGGGCCGAGATGGCCATGGTCTTCCAGGACCCGATGAGCTCGCTCAACCCCGTGGTGCCGATCGGGGTGCAGGTCACCGAGGTGCTGCGCCGCCACCGCGACATGGGCAAGGTCGAGGCGCGCGACGAGGCCGTCGACCTGCTGCGGCGGGTCGGCATCCCCGAGGCGCAGCGCCGGCTCAAGGACTACCCCCACCAGCTCTCGGGCGGCATGCGGCAGCGGGCGCTCATCGCCATCGCGCTGGCGTGCGACCCCCGCCTGCTCGTGGCCGACGAGCCGACCACGGCGCTGGACGTGACGATCCAGGCGCAGATCCTCGACCTGCTGCGCGGCCTGGTCGCCGAGACCGGCACCGCGCTCGTCCTCATCACCCACGACCTGGGCGTCGTCGCCGGCATGTGCGACGAGGTGCACGTGATGTACGGCGGCCGGCTCGTGGAGTCCGCCGGGCGCCTGGACCTGTTCGCCCGGCCGCAGCACCCGTACACGACCGGCCTGCTCGCCTCGGTGCCGCGCCTGGACTCCCCGCGCAGCGTGCCGCTGCGGCCGATCCCCGGCTCGCCCACGCTGACCAGGCCGTGGTCGACGGGGTGCGCGTTCGAGCCGCGGTGCACCCGGTCGCAGGCCGACTGCCTCGGCGACGCCCCGCCGATGGAGACCGTCGCCGGCCACGGCGTGCGGTGCCTGCACCCCGTGGGCGACGACGACCGGGCGACCGCCACCGGGGAGGACCTGCGATGA
- a CDS encoding putative bifunctional diguanylate cyclase/phosphodiesterase: MERAGPDILADVLASLPAHTAVLGPDGRLLVVNDAWTRFCADNGGAEERCGPGSSYLEVCEATTGEMREESLEVAAGVRRVLSGEAAGFIMDYECSSPTQERWFQVSVVPLRGAPTPDGRPPGAVVVHSDITARKLDEAALLHEATHDPLIGLVDRALLVAELRRELQRASGDGSQVSVLFLDLDGFKAVNDSLGHRAGDELLRATAGRLRAVLRPGDHLARMGGDEFVAVLPRTGPATARRLARRLATAARAPVDLDGMPVTVSASIGIAATDAGTPAKAVAGAADPGTSQADDLLAAADQAMYRAKQRGRSRTEVFAGDLRARAEERTEVEGQLGAALQLDELQLFRQPVMSLDDGADGPSAPEGSSARDGSDRPDGAGGPGGRRPVEDGEALLRWFAPDGRLRSPDSFLDLTAHAPVARAVTRAVLLSAATAAAAAGCRVSVNIGLPDLRDPGLVDVVLAACAQAGLPPASLTVEVSEQAVMVEPDRAHRVLGALRGHGVRTALDDVGRGRLPLALLVSLPLDEVKLDRSVTRSLHRQASRAVAHGLSVVAADLGLRFVACGVQTEADRGAVTDLGVRLGQGWALGPPEPWTVVRAAR, from the coding sequence ATGGAGCGAGCAGGCCCGGACATCCTGGCCGACGTGCTCGCGTCGCTGCCGGCGCACACCGCCGTGCTCGGCCCGGACGGCCGCCTGCTGGTGGTCAACGACGCCTGGACGCGGTTCTGCGCCGACAACGGCGGCGCCGAGGAGCGCTGCGGGCCCGGCAGCAGCTACCTGGAGGTGTGCGAAGCCACCACTGGCGAGATGCGCGAGGAGTCCCTGGAGGTCGCCGCCGGCGTCCGCAGGGTGCTCTCGGGCGAGGCCGCGGGCTTCATCATGGACTACGAGTGCTCGTCCCCGACCCAGGAGCGCTGGTTCCAGGTGAGCGTGGTCCCGCTGCGGGGCGCCCCGACCCCGGACGGCAGGCCGCCGGGCGCGGTGGTGGTCCACAGCGACATCACCGCGCGCAAGCTCGACGAGGCGGCGCTGCTGCACGAGGCCACGCACGACCCGCTCATCGGCCTCGTCGACCGGGCGCTGCTCGTGGCCGAGCTGCGCCGGGAGCTGCAGCGCGCGTCCGGCGACGGCAGCCAGGTGTCGGTGCTGTTCCTCGACCTCGACGGCTTCAAGGCGGTCAACGACTCCCTCGGCCACCGCGCCGGCGACGAGCTGCTGCGGGCGACGGCCGGGCGGCTGCGGGCGGTGCTGCGCCCGGGCGACCACCTGGCGCGGATGGGCGGGGACGAGTTCGTCGCGGTGCTCCCCCGGACCGGCCCGGCCACGGCGCGCCGCCTGGCCCGGCGACTGGCCACGGCGGCACGCGCCCCCGTCGACCTGGACGGCATGCCGGTGACGGTGAGCGCGAGCATCGGCATCGCCGCCACCGACGCCGGGACGCCGGCCAAGGCCGTGGCGGGCGCTGCGGACCCGGGCACCTCGCAGGCCGACGACCTGCTCGCGGCGGCGGACCAGGCGATGTACCGCGCCAAGCAGCGCGGGCGGTCCCGCACCGAGGTGTTCGCCGGCGACCTGCGCGCCCGCGCCGAGGAGCGGACCGAGGTCGAGGGCCAGCTCGGGGCGGCGCTGCAGCTGGACGAGCTCCAGCTCTTCCGGCAGCCGGTGATGAGCCTCGACGACGGTGCTGACGGGCCCTCCGCGCCGGAGGGGTCCTCCGCGCGCGACGGGTCGGACCGGCCGGACGGGGCGGGCGGACCCGGTGGGCGCCGCCCCGTCGAGGACGGCGAGGCGCTGCTGCGCTGGTTCGCCCCCGACGGCCGGCTCCGCTCCCCCGACAGCTTCCTCGACCTCACCGCGCACGCCCCGGTCGCCCGCGCGGTCACCCGCGCCGTGCTGCTGTCCGCGGCCACGGCCGCCGCCGCGGCGGGCTGCCGGGTGTCGGTCAACATAGGGCTGCCCGACCTGCGCGACCCGGGCCTGGTCGACGTGGTGCTGGCCGCGTGCGCGCAGGCAGGGCTGCCGCCCGCGTCGCTGACCGTCGAGGTGAGCGAGCAGGCCGTCATGGTCGAGCCGGACCGGGCGCACCGGGTGCTGGGCGCGCTGCGCGGGCACGGCGTCCGCACCGCGCTGGACGACGTGGGCCGGGGCCGGCTGCCGCTGGCGCTGCTCGTCTCGCTGCCGCTGGACGAGGTCAAGCTCGACCGGTCGGTGACCCGGAGCCTGCACCGCCAGGCGAGCCGCGCCGTGGCCCACGGCCTGTCGGTCGTCGCGGCGGACCTGGGCCTGCGGTTCGTGGCGTGCGGGGTGCAGACCGAGGCGGACCGGGGCGCGGTCACCGACCTCGGGGTCCGGCTGGGCCAGGGCTGGGCGCTCGGCCCGCCGGAGCCGTGGACGGTGGTCCGGGCCGCCCGCTAG